In the Gossypium arboreum isolate Shixiya-1 chromosome 10, ASM2569848v2, whole genome shotgun sequence genome, one interval contains:
- the LOC108487020 gene encoding ubiquitin-conjugating enzyme E2 32-like — translation MAEDKYNLKNPAVKRILQEVKEMQSNPSDDFTSLPLEENIFEWQFAIRGPRDSEFEGGIYHGRIQLPAEYPFKPPSFMLLTPNGRFETQTKICLSISNHHPEHWQPSWSVRTALVALIAFMPTNPNGALGSLDYKKEERRALAIKSRESPPKYGNPDRQKLIDEIHEYMLSKTPPVPQLSPSQALEEHPTNSDGEAQANQKDSVTMVAGNGLPNPVVGDRAVEEEPLVLANANPGTAVMGVRAAREIPAEESSNQPLQRPEMRVQRSADDRLFTWAAVGLTIAILVLLFKKFMKSSGHGAVFMDGS, via the exons ATGGCTGAGGACAAGTATAACCTCAAGAATCCGGCGGTGAAGAGGATATTACAAGAGGTCAAGGAGATGCAATCCAATCCCTCTGATGATTTCACGAGCCTCCCTCTTGAG gAGAATATATTTGAATGGCAATTTGCAATTAGGGGTCCCAGGGATTCTGAATTTGAGGGAGGGATTTATCATGGAAGGATCCAATTGCCTGCTGAGTATCCATTTAAGCCCCCTTCATTTATGTTGCTGACT CCAAATGGGCGTTTTGAAACCCAGACGAAAATTTGCTTAAGTATATCGAATCACCACCCGGAGCATTGGCAGCCATCTTGGAGTG TGCGGACCGCTCTAGTGGCACTGATAGCTTTCATGCCCACCAACCCAAATGGTGCTTTAGGTTCTCTAGATTATAAGAAGGAAGAACGACGTGCTCTTGCCATAAAATCTCGTGAATCTCCACCCAAATATGGGAATCCTGACCGCCAAAAACTTATTGATGAG atacatgaatatatgttaagCAAGACACCCCCTGTCCCTCAACTCAGCCCTTCACAGGCCTTGGAAGAGCACCCTACTAACAGTGACGGAGAAGCTCAGGCTAATCAGAAGGATTCTGTTACCATGGTTGCTGGGAATGGGCTACCGAACCCAGTAGTAGGTGACAGGGCTGTCGAAGAAGAGCCTCTGGTTCTGGCCAATGCTAATCCAGGTACTGCTGTAATGGGAGTGAGGGCTGCAAGAGAGATTCCTGCCGAGGAATCAAGTAATCAGCCACTGCAAAGGCCAGAGATGAGGGTTCAAAGATCTGCCGATGACCGCTTGTTTACATGGGCTGCCGTTGGACTTACGATAGCAATTTTGGTTCTTTTGTTCAAGAAGTTCATGAAATCCAGCGGACATGGTGCTGTTTTTATGGATGGTTCGTAG